The following proteins are co-located in the Candidatus Bathyarchaeota archaeon genome:
- a CDS encoding adenosylcobalamin-dependent ribonucleoside-diphosphate reductase, giving the protein MATIEKIKKRDGRIVEFNSNKIAEAIWKTAKAVGVKDKPLTVNLAEQVVSQLEKQLEPNQMPTVEQVQDLVEKTLIENGQASMAKAYILYRQKRAKIRRTKALLGVVDELKLPLNAILVLERRYLKKDEKGKVVESTNQMFRRIANSLAEVEKQYGKSEDEVADYENEFYHMMTNLEFIPNSPTLMNAGTMFRQLSACFVLPIDDSIESIFDTLKAAALIHKTGGGTGFSFSRLRPRGDVVRTTGGIASGAISFAKIYDTATEVMKQGGRRRGANMGILLVNHPEIMDFIVAKEKEGVLRNFNISVAVSDKFMKAVEEDSDFDLINPRNGETVETLKARAIWNLMIMMAWKNGEPGVVFIDTINRHNPTPRLGQIESTNPCGEQPLLPYESCNLGSIDVSKFVSDEGKINWNRLRQTIRLAVRFLDDVVDANVYLLPEIENVTKGNRKIGLGVMGLADMLIKTGIRYDTKEGLQTGEKLMKFIDTEAKKMSVELGEEKGNFPNFHESIWEKQFKTMRNATVTTIAPTGTISIIAGCSQGIEPLFAIVYVREVAESLGRSLIEVNPLFESIALKEGFYDEELIKKIAKKMSIQDVEEIPERIRRLFVVAHDMSAEWHVQMQATFQKYTDNAVSKTINFPNRATPDHIDEAYWLAYKSGCKGVTVYRHRSREKQVLRPVESEGTLADISFGCPTCI; this is encoded by the coding sequence ATGGCTACGATTGAAAAAATCAAGAAAAGAGACGGTAGAATAGTTGAATTCAACTCCAACAAGATCGCTGAAGCAATTTGGAAAACTGCGAAGGCTGTTGGAGTGAAAGATAAGCCACTTACTGTGAATCTTGCTGAGCAAGTTGTAAGCCAGTTAGAGAAGCAACTCGAACCAAATCAGATGCCCACCGTGGAGCAAGTTCAAGATCTTGTGGAAAAAACACTTATAGAGAACGGGCAAGCCAGCATGGCGAAGGCGTATATTCTTTATCGACAGAAACGAGCTAAGATAAGGAGAACGAAGGCTCTACTGGGTGTCGTCGACGAGCTTAAACTTCCTTTAAACGCGATTCTTGTGCTAGAGCGACGTTATCTTAAAAAAGACGAGAAAGGCAAAGTCGTCGAATCTACTAATCAAATGTTCAGACGAATCGCTAATAGCTTAGCTGAAGTTGAAAAACAATACGGCAAAAGTGAGGACGAAGTAGCCGATTATGAAAATGAATTTTACCATATGATGACAAACCTCGAATTCATCCCCAACTCTCCCACGCTCATGAATGCAGGCACAATGTTCAGGCAACTCAGCGCCTGTTTCGTCTTGCCCATAGACGACTCCATAGAAAGCATATTCGATACGCTGAAAGCGGCTGCTCTAATTCACAAAACTGGAGGGGGAACTGGCTTCTCGTTCTCGCGACTTAGACCAAGGGGAGATGTTGTCAGAACCACGGGAGGCATAGCCTCAGGAGCAATATCGTTTGCCAAAATATACGACACTGCGACCGAGGTGATGAAACAAGGTGGTCGACGTAGAGGTGCTAATATGGGCATACTTCTCGTCAACCATCCTGAAATCATGGACTTTATCGTTGCGAAAGAAAAGGAAGGAGTGCTGAGAAACTTCAACATTTCTGTGGCTGTTAGTGACAAATTCATGAAGGCAGTTGAAGAAGACAGCGATTTTGATTTAATAAACCCTCGAAATGGTGAAACAGTTGAAACCCTAAAGGCGAGAGCAATATGGAACCTCATGATAATGATGGCGTGGAAAAACGGCGAGCCTGGTGTGGTTTTCATAGACACGATAAACAGACACAATCCGACACCTCGCTTAGGGCAAATCGAATCCACCAACCCCTGTGGTGAACAACCACTTTTGCCTTATGAATCCTGCAATTTGGGAAGCATTGACGTAAGCAAGTTCGTGTCTGATGAGGGCAAAATAAACTGGAATCGACTAAGGCAAACTATACGATTGGCTGTAAGATTTTTAGATGATGTAGTCGACGCTAATGTTTACTTGTTGCCTGAAATAGAAAATGTAACTAAGGGAAACAGGAAAATCGGCCTAGGAGTAATGGGACTTGCCGACATGTTGATTAAAACGGGTATAAGATACGACACTAAAGAAGGCCTTCAAACTGGAGAAAAACTCATGAAATTCATAGACACTGAAGCAAAAAAGATGAGTGTAGAGTTAGGTGAAGAGAAGGGAAACTTTCCAAACTTCCACGAAAGCATTTGGGAAAAACAGTTCAAAACTATGAGAAACGCCACAGTTACAACTATTGCTCCCACTGGTACCATAAGCATAATTGCAGGTTGCTCGCAGGGAATTGAGCCGCTCTTTGCAATTGTCTACGTTCGCGAAGTTGCCGAAAGCTTAGGAAGAAGTCTTATTGAGGTGAATCCACTGTTCGAAAGTATAGCTTTGAAAGAGGGATTCTACGACGAGGAACTGATAAAAAAAATCGCGAAAAAAATGTCCATACAAGATGTGGAAGAGATCCCAGAACGTATAAGGAGACTCTTTGTGGTGGCTCATGACATGAGCGCAGAGTGGCATGTGCAAATGCAAGCAACTTTCCAGAAGTACACTGATAACGCGGTTTCAAAAACCATAAACTTTCCCAACAGAGCTACACCTGACCACATTGACGAAGCTTATTGGCTCGCATACAAATCGGGATGCAAAGGTGTGACCGTTTATCGCCACCGTAGCCGAGAAAAACAAGTTCTGCGACCTGTTGAAAGCGAGGGAACACTTGCAGATATTAGTTTTGGATGCCCAACTTGCATTTAA